The Candidatus Margulisiibacteriota bacterium genomic interval CCACAGATAAAATCCGGATTTCTGTTCAGGAAAATAATCAACTGGCTGTGAATGACGAACCTGTCAAAGATTTTGAGGCTTTGGATACCCTGTTAAAACAATTACTAGCTGTAAAAAAGCCAGTACTTATCTATGCTGACAAAAGTATTAATTACGGACTTGTGATAAAAGTAATGGATATTGCTCAGAAAAATGGAGCAGAAAAACTGGAACTCACGGCTAAAAATCAAAATGATGAAAAAGCTGATTAAATTTAGCTTATCTGGGCAATTTATCAGAAGAAGCATAAATTTTTTATTTTCTTTTATTCTAATTCTAACCGCGACCTCAGCAGACCTTGTCTCAAATTTCCTGACAGAGCAGATTACGCAGCAAAAAACCGGGACAATATTTGGAACTTCTTAAACTGCGGGATTGTTTCAAATTTAGAGGGGGATAATTTATTAAAGGGAGGCTGTTTGTATGAAAAAAAATATCAAAATTTTTATTAGTATTATCCTACTTGCGGTTTTACTTCTGATCGGGTATCTTGTCGCCAATTTCATCACAGTAAATAATACCATCAAATCAATGAAAGCCATCCCCTCCGGAATGGTAGAAGATGACATATATCTAATTAATAATCAGTTTGTCAGTTTTTACATAGTAAAAGGTACAACCGATAACTATATAGCAATAGACGCTGGTAACAATAATATTTTAAGCGCGGCAGCCATGAAAGAAAATAATCTGGATCCTAATAAAGTAATCGCAGTATTTCTTACTCATACCGACCCTGACCATACAGCCGGTATTTCTCTGTTTAAAAATGCATCCGTGTATATTTCCAAACAGGAAGAAGATTTGATCAATGGCAAAAAGAATCGAAAATTTTTTAAAAAAAATTCACTCGGGCATTCGTATCTGTTACTTTCAGACAATCAGGTGTTGGATATCGACAGGATAAAGATAAAATGCATATTAACACCGGGTCATACACTTGGTTCGATGTGCTACCTGATTAATGATAATTATCTGTTCGTGGGTGATACT includes:
- a CDS encoding MBL fold metallo-hydrolase, whose translation is MKKNIKIFISIILLAVLLLIGYLVANFITVNNTIKSMKAIPSGMVEDDIYLINNQFVSFYIVKGTTDNYIAIDAGNNNILSAAAMKENNLDPNKVIAVFLTHTDPDHTAGISLFKNASVYISKQEEDLINGKKNRKFFKKNSLGHSYLLLSDNQVLDIDRIKIKCILTPGHTLGSMCYLINDNYLFVGDTLSLINGKIGVFDPFFNMDTKTLKKSIKKIATIPNVKIIFTAHYGFTEQQLTPKIAKGIAGSLN
- a CDS encoding biopolymer transporter ExbD, producing MLVVFIVVTPVLLQSSIKVNLPYIEMKSPVSTTDKIRISVQENNQLAVNDEPVKDFEALDTLLKQLLAVKKPVLIYADKSINYGLVIKVMDIAQKNGAEKLELTAKNQNDEKAD